The Periplaneta americana isolate PAMFEO1 chromosome 1, P.americana_PAMFEO1_priV1, whole genome shotgun sequence DNA segment GCAATGACAAATAATTTTGCCTCATACTTTATGCATTAAATTAGCTATAGTCACAGTAACAgtaatgtacatttttattttatttcgcgTTTTATAGCAATAACAATTAATTTTTTCCCTCAAACTTTATGCATTAATTTAGATACCTATATAATCACAAAATTAGTAACACGTATGTACTTGCATTTTCTTTCGCTTTTGATAGTaatactaaatacattaaattaactaTAGTAACAGATCTAGTAaagcaaattattattttctttcgctTTTAATAGTGATACCAATTAATTTTGCATCAAACTGTATGTATTAAGTTAGCTGTAGTCACAAAATACATTTCTCTTTTCTCTCGCTTCTAATAGTAAAACCAGTTCATTTTGCCTTAAATTTTATGCGTTAAGTTAGCTGTGGTCACAGACTTAGtaacacaaatttttattttctttcgttttcaaTAGTGATCCTAATTAATTTTGCATCAACCTGCATGCATTATGTTAGGTATAGTCACAGAATTAGTAACGcacatgtttattttctttcgcGTTTGTTTATTCAACTCTCCAAAGACAGGTAGGAACCTCATAAGGGACGCAAATGAGGTATCACtaatgaggaaactaagccagaatATAATGAGGTAGGGCTTTTAATAGTAGACCTAATACTAATTAATATGGCCTTAATTTTATGTATTAAGTTAGCTATGGTAACACGATTAGTAACGcacactttaattttttttcagttactGAGTTTCCGTACATCAGTGGGCAAACTTCTAGGAGTGGATGGAGGTCTGCCAGATTATGAGTTGATATCTAGACTACAGAAATTGGTGCATGCTCATCGAGACTTCACTCTGGTGTCACGACGTTATGATGATCCACTTCTCCTACGAAATAGCCCTCCAGTTGGTGGTACTAGAACTCCCATGATGTTGGGTCCAAGTCCTGGAGGTACTCGAACGCCCAGATATGACGATTCAGGATTTGTTGACCCACCTGATCTCAGCACTTTGGATGACAGTGACGAAGTAAATGGCATTTACAATAAACGACCCATCCGGACGTCCACGTGATAGCAGTTCTTGGAAACTATATTGAACGATGTTTTTAAGTCagagtgtttatttatttcagtgcgCTTTTACTCTTCATTCAGTTATGTATATTGAGATGGcgtttatttactgtatttttttgtaataaatattcattaccggtatttaaaaagTCACAAATCGAAATTTTCACAAATCTGTCCTATAGTGACTGATTTTTCTAGtcgaaacataaataatatataaaatattctcaGACGATTGAAAATGGAATATTTAAGTataattacataacaaaaatgaATTATAACCGCAATCGAAATGTTATTGCACATGGCATAGTGGTGGAGAAAAGTTGAAAGTTGCAATGTGTTGAACAGTCTGGAAGTTAAAAGCTTCAGACATACAAACACTTTTAGGCCCGTAACAGACTACAAcgagaactatgaactatgtaatatgtgtggagacagctagCAATCCATATCCCTTCACACCACTgcgagaaatatgttgctacacagtggagccatctctgtgtagataattaaaacacgaattttattacgtcatacggaAATGAGTTCATCAAAGATATTATAGGTATTTGGATGTGATATGCGCTGacagaaataaagttacataaatttgaacatctgactttctattaattcttcaaattaattcacgtaatataaatgttataggctacaattattatgttaggttacctgtgggagcgggaAATACAGATGGTGTTTTCAAAAAATCACTAGCCGACCAATATCAGTTATGGCTTATTTTGagcgttactccgtgctaaaggagagcattttccatagctcgacaaacgcattacaTACTAGTATTTATTCGctgtagtgtgttacgggccttattcTATGTagactgacgttcaaagatatctgacctcacTAATCGATAGTTTTCGATaacttgttcgtgtaagtgtctaCGTCTATGAAGAGATGTcgaagataacagtcagtgtcgccaatagtacataaaatataaccgcattataaaattcaaaagttcatccccctctaatgattgtgtaaaaacattagatttagcgggaaaccgctgataatgccaattatgagaataatttatacttaatctacatagACATTCTCTCAAATACTTTTTCACCCGTTTCAATAATAGAATCACCTATTGAGAAATAGAGGAACTATTTGAAGATTTATcaatttcttatatctttggttctgacttatcccgtgggtagaaagttcgcttacacgatcataaaattgtaggtcagatacctttgaacgtcagtgtacaaaaATAGCATATTCAGGTTTGAGTATGTCTGAATATGACGTAACgtaaattatttcacttacaGTATTTAAATTATTGTCTTATATTTAACATTATAAATTCTTGTCTAATGTTTTATCATTAGTTGAGTAACTGTGCCTTTTTTAACGAACGTACAAGTGTATAGTACTCTACataaaaattattggattaagtcgcagaattaaacaaaattaaaacatgaCATGATTCTATCGGGTTAATaggtatgtttaattaaattagaaGTTGACTCTAGAGTTAATAATTGGTTTCAATAGAACCACAGATAGATACGAGTACATTGTTACTTTCGTATATTTATAGTGGAGtatgatgataaaaaataaaaacattaatagtgtcattaaaataaaagaatagtaGCTATtcctaattaattaatcaataatttcattcggttttgtacaatattttattttttgttgttattcAGTAAATAATGTAACAGCATTATTTCACAACTACATATACACCGTGtcctgcttagagggatcgagaaataagtgataatttcaagtctaaataatggtttattgaaATATCTTTTTACATAACTagatgtaaaaactctcagagtttcgGACAGTGATCAATGCAACTCGCTTTGTGCGCCTAAacttctgcaacatgtccagaaaCACATTTCCTGTGACTGTAACTTCtacgaagaagaagaatttatcaAATGATGGGTTCTTCTGCTAACCATAGGACGCATTGAACTTCCTGTTGTGATGTTCACATGTTTACCATAGCGTGTTCTCCTGCAAAATGGCGCCAAGCTTGTTTTAGTGCCCTAGCAAAAACAAACGAAAGTTGCGCATAAACAAACGAAAATTAGGGATGCCGTCGTTTTTAAACTTCGTTGCATAAATGTGGACAGTTTctgtatcttgtcagatgtaaatcgcAACGATATATTTGtctgattttaagtggtgagcatttatttctcgatccctctaagaggGACATGGTATATTTAAATGCTGtcttttgtaatattaattttgtttgacAAGTTCACAATCATTGTTATGAATTCACAAAGCCTTTCACATTGTAAACTACATTTAGTTCAAAATGCGTTAATATTGGAAGTTatgttaaatctgtatttcgtGTAACTATGGCCAACATATATCCGCATTCCACTGCCTAATCTTAATcctgaatgaggttgcaattacAGGAGGCTGGTTGATAACCTCTCTGCGAGGAagttatattacatacatacatacatacatacatacatacatacatacatacatacatacatacatacatacatacatacatacatacatacatgttatgtttatttaacgacgctcacaactgcagaggttatatcagcgtcgccggatgtgccggaattttgtcccgcaggaattcctttacatgccagtaaatctactgacatgagcctgtcgcatttaagcacacttaaatgccatcgacctggtccgggatagaacccgcaaccttgggcatagaaggccagcgctataccaactcgccaaccaggtcgactaacatacatacatacatacatacatacatacatacatacatacatacatacatacatacatacagcttgattcagggattttggcccctgcaaaagtACGTAGATAATCTAAGAGCGAGTTACttatcactactggcgggctgggttaCACAGGTCAGGCAGCATAGTCATAACACTTAACATTTCTTCTTAAAggagtagggtttaagaagggcgcgtcagctactatggctatttgcgcccttatctaaaattcttaatataacaaatacataaataagataacaatcagagtgctaaaagaactaaacagCGTTGTCaccataaaacgaggcacacatatttcttatcatgtcgcggtacacttcgtcttaaaaacacaatattcttccacacgtcccgttactaaccactacgtctgttgactaaacaatgtcatgatgacatattttcttgacataaGAGTCtctcagcttcgagcatagatattattttcattcttcctcttccctcttctcCTCCTACGCACATtcgtgattaaatttctttcttatgatgcAACACACAGCtcactcactagccaaacaaccaatgATAGGGGCCATTTAGGATTGGGGCCATTAACACTGAATCGAGCTGTGCatgcattcatacatacatacatacatacatacatacatacatacatacatacatacatacatacatacatacatacaaaagtgTACTGTCCACGTACAGGTCTTTCATtgaaaatccagcattctccaatctttccttatatataagttatttttattCCTCGAAGAAATTACTGATATAAACGAACTTATTAGTAATGAATGGTGTCGGAACATATTAAAATGACCAAACTTGTGATGCTAATGATTGCAATGATCATGTTAGTAGGTACTGTCATAATATAATAgtgcaatttaaattatacagcAAAAGCCAGATATTAAACTGGAAAGTAGTGAGTTAAAAGTACGAGTGTAATGAAAAAagttatatatcttgattacacaacttttaacactgtatcacttcggaatatgtatgataagaactttcttgtgtgaaattttaacgtaccttgttaacatcgCTAAGATcgcgaagatgaccgaaaataggtcgaaacatgttaacaaggtacgttaaaatttaacacaagaaagttcttatcatacatattccgaaaaaaagttAAATGGCTTAATGTTGATGTTGAGTGATTAAACAGTTTTGCTTCATCTATTTTTTATGGGGCGGAAACCAATACTGTAGCAATTCAGCAAAGATTAACCGTGAGACAAATATTTCTAAAACACAATAATCCCTTCTTATCCGCGGAATCTGTATCCGTGGTTTCAGTTATTAGCGGTTAACCTCGGCTTCATTTTGTTACGTATTAGCGCCTGCCATCTTATTCTGAAGAGTTTTATAGAGAATATAGAATTTAATTACACTCTGTATTAAGTGACCGTAATAAAATCAATCACCAGCACTGTGCTTAGTGGAAATACTTCCACTATTTACTTTTCATTATCCAGACACGTACTGCAATAACAAAGTAGGCCTAGTAATGTTTTTAACTGTAAAATGCAGAAGTTGGACACTTGGAAAGAATCGCCAAATCTGATTCATTAAAAGTTACTTTCAAACGAGAGAGACGATGTGCACTAATATTTAGGCTACAAGTGTAATAATGGGcaatgcatttattattaattatattattattattattattattattattattattattattattattattattattattattattattattattattattatagtattactTGCTTCTCATAATGTCTTATTTATATTTGTTCAATAAACTTTATTACAGGTATGTATGTTAACGAAAAGAAACTTATTTACCTATAGGGGATTCGCTATTGTCTGCGGTTTCACATATCCACAGTAGGTTTTGGAAAGTATCTCCCGTTGATACGGGGGATTACTGGAACATGTGTAGATTACTTTATActattatcttcatttttctttatttaggaCAGCATTGCAGGGATAATTTATTGTAACATGCTCGACCAGTAGGTCTACCTACTCAACCAGGTAGAGGTATTGCAGCCGGAAATAATTTTGCAACAAGACGGAGTGTCCCACAGTGGTCTAATGATGTTTGGGGATATTCTCAATATATACATGTATTTCCTAGGGAGATGGATAGGCCGCGTTGGACCAATCATCTGGACTCCGCGCTCTTCTGATGTCACCCTCTTGAATTTTTTACTTTGGGTACGTCAAGGATTGTGTAATATACCAAATCCTTGTTCAAAATCTTGTTACCCTTCGCAGAAGGCTAATGAAGCTATGGAAATTGTTGATATTGTTATGTAACCATAATTTAAAACACTTTACAAACTTTTTCTATTGgtcttgttgttttcatttgattAAATTGTGCGAGTTGTAGaacattctgaaaaaaaaaaaaatatatatatatatatatatatatatatatatatatatatatataatggtaaCGGACTTTGGGCACACGGTATATAATAGCCATGATATGGGTGTTTTTACATAAAgaatattcatttaatattttaattatttagaacgATATTTTAAACTGTTTGCTTAAAGCTAAATACGATTCAAGAATATGAAATAACACGTTGCACGATGTATAAAATAgtataacaattattattcttaAGTGTCGATTGATTCTCACTCTGGCCATTTTTTTTTCGTTCACAGTTTTAAAACTGACTCATGGAGACTGAATTTTAAGGGAAAGAAATGTCGTTAACGGAAGTGCTTTCCGACTTACAAGTATTAAAAAATTCTCCATGCTAGGTGATTGGCCTTACGATGGGTTCTAAAGTGACGGGATTGCCAATTTCTGGCCACTGGACTATCCTAGCTATTGGCTTCacagcagcagaaatgaaatttttaaggaaAATAGCTAATTGCACATGACAGGATCACAAAAATGTAATGTAGACGTTGACCATTTTTGATAAAAGTTAATAAAGCAAAA contains these protein-coding regions:
- the LOC138707479 gene encoding coiled-coil domain-containing protein 170-like, encoding MTQIDWEHSKPITALERGRKVEELQKRLVESEMLRTRYNRKVALLKDQVRTTSQTAEQERSLNDNSMQMLRDELSSVKQTLADCQRRENSLLSFRTSVGKLLGVDGGLPDYELISRLQKLVHAHRDFTLVSRRYDDPLLLRNSPPVGGTRTPMMLGPSPGGTRTPRYDDSGFVDPPDLSTLDDSDEVNGIYNKRPIRTST